One genomic segment of Tripterygium wilfordii isolate XIE 37 chromosome 9, ASM1340144v1, whole genome shotgun sequence includes these proteins:
- the LOC120006269 gene encoding uncharacterized protein sll0005-like isoform X6, translated as MRNAFACIKRHRRITALPGTLSGEGNIQVFTGSFTSVAGPKDIGIARKRDKWSPLYFLHQNFFLYRYSTAFSVHGERPSAEYAKLRKESLENEFGHVLGTHSSKSISAFYHFGPFLALYRAAIITIHMLRLTITQFFVKDIQKRAIKFRKTLVYLGPFYVKLGQALSTRPDILPPIYCQELAKLQDQIPPFPTRDAIKSIETQLGSSIPQIFADISPEPIAAASLGQVYKAHLHSGELVAVKVQRPGVARSLTLDALLFNLIRGQLKRFAKARKDLLVAVNEMVRHMFDEIDYILEAKNAERFASLYGCLPIGITGKSKKANRVKVPKIYWEFTRKGVLTMEWIDAIKLTDEACLKKASLNRRKLIDQGLYCSLRQLLEVGFFHADPHPGNLVATYTGSIAYFDFGMMGDIPRHFRVGLIQVLVHFVNRDSLGLANDFLSLGFLPEGVDIQLVSDALQRSFGDGTRQSRDFQAIMTQLYDVMYEFNFSLPPDYALVIRSLGSLEGTAKVLDPDFKVVESAYPFVIGRLLADPNPDMRKILRELLIRNDGSIRWNRLERLQYQSKLLIQVRRPLIMEKIPPIP; from the exons ATGAGGAATGCCTTCGCATGTATCAAGCGACACCGCCGTATCACGGCGTTACCAGGAA CTTTATCTGGTGAAGGTAACATTCAGGTATTCACAGGGAGCTTTACATCGGTGGCAGGTCCAAAAGATATTGGAATTGCAAGAAAACGAGACAAATGGTCGCCATTGTACTTCTTGCATCAGAATTT TTTTTTGTACAGATATTCTACAGCATTCAGTGTTCACGGAGAAAGGCCTTCAGCAGAGTATGCCAAGTTGAGGAAGGAATCACTTGAAAATGAATTTGGGCACGTTCTTGGAACTCATAGCTCCAAGAGTATTTCCGCTTTTTACCACTTTGGCCCATTTTTGGCTTTGTATAGAGCAGCAATCATCACAATTCATATGCTGAGATTAACCATCACGCAGTTTTTCGTTAAAGACATACAAAAACGTGCGATCAAG TTCCGCAAGACTCTTGTCTACTTGGGGCCTTTCTATGTCAAG CTGGGGCAGGCTCTAAGCACCAGACCAGATATACTGCCACCTATATACTGTCAAGAGCTTGCTAAATTGCAG GATCAAATACCCCCATTTCCAACACGTGACgctataaaatctattgaaacCCAATTGGGTTCTTCAATTCCACAAATTTTTGCTGACATCAGTCCAGAGCCTATTGCCGCTGCTTCTCTGGGGCAGGTGTATAAAG CTCACCTGCATTCTGGAGAGCTTGTTGCTGTGAAAGTACAGAGGCCTGGTGTGGCACGCTCATTGACCCTAGATGCCCTGTTATTCAATCTGATTCGAGGACAGCTAAAGCGATTTGCCAAGGCGCGAAAGGATCTGCTAGTGGCTGTGAATGAGATG GTGAGGCACATGTTTGATGAAATTGATTACATTCTTGAGGCTAAAAATGCTGAGCGCTTTGCTTCTCTATATGGTTGCCTACCAA TTGGGATAACTGGCAAATCAAAGAAAGCAAACCGTGTTAAGGTTCCTAAAATATATTGGGAGTTTACACGCAAGGGAGTGCTTACAATGGAGTGGATAGATGCAATAAAACTTACTGATGAGGCTTGCCTGAAGAAAGCCTCCTTGAACAGAAGAAAACTGATTGATCAG GGACTATACTGTTCTTTGAGGCAGTTGCTCGAGGTAGGATTTTTCCATGCTGACCCTCATCCTGGAAATCTTGTTGCAACATACACTGGCTCTATTGCGTATTTTGATTTTGGAATGATGGGAGATATTCCTCGACATTTCCGCGTTGGACTTATTCAAGTG CTGGTACACTTCGTTAACCGTGACTCTCTAGGTTTGGCAAATGACTTTCTTTCTCTGGGATTCCTCCCTGAAGGGGTTGACATACAATTAGTTTCAGATGCATTGCAGAGATCCTTTGGTGACGGGACAAGACAATCTCGGGATTTTCAG GCTATAATGACCCAACTATATGATGTTATGTATGAATTTAACTTTTCTCTCCCCCCGGACTATGCATTGGTGATAAGATCACTCGGGTCACTTGAAGGCACTGCAAAAGTTCTGGATCCTGATTTCAAAGTCGTTGAGAGTGCATATCCTTTTGTCATTGGTAGGCTTTTGGCAGACCCAAATCCAGACATGAGAAAAATTCTGAGGGAACTTCTCATCCGTAATGATGGATCCATAAGGTGGAATCGTCTTGAGCGCCTG CAATATCAGAGCAAGCTTCTGATTCAGGTCAGGAGACCCCTAATAATGGAGAAGATACCTCCAATCCCTTAG